In Micromonospora sp. WMMA1363, a genomic segment contains:
- a CDS encoding DUF3105 domain-containing protein, protein MSISTPGGPERRPTVTSTGKKPAAGRPAGGRAGSGKPAGTPRAGGGKGPRKPVTPVKVSQGRSWGPIALFVSVGVLAVAIIAYGGWATFQGSKPWDERANAIDGLVNFREKDPELVKGGNHKPGSITYSVLPPVAGPHNGVWQNCMGDVYDAPIANEHAVHSLEHGAVWITYRPDLPADQVEKLAERVRGNEKMFLSPFEKLDKPISMQAWGYQLKVDSADDGRIDEFIKTLKVNASIEGPTALCNQGVTATGTTPRDLGDQMSPQ, encoded by the coding sequence ATGAGCATCAGCACCCCGGGCGGCCCGGAGCGCCGCCCGACCGTGACCAGCACCGGCAAGAAGCCGGCGGCGGGCCGGCCGGCCGGCGGCAGGGCCGGGTCCGGCAAGCCGGCGGGCACCCCGCGCGCGGGCGGCGGCAAGGGCCCCCGTAAGCCGGTCACCCCGGTGAAGGTCAGCCAGGGCCGCAGCTGGGGCCCGATCGCGTTGTTCGTCAGCGTCGGCGTGCTGGCCGTCGCGATCATCGCTTACGGCGGTTGGGCGACCTTCCAGGGCTCCAAGCCGTGGGACGAGCGGGCGAACGCGATCGACGGCCTCGTCAACTTCCGCGAGAAGGACCCGGAACTGGTCAAGGGCGGCAACCACAAGCCAGGCTCGATCACCTATTCGGTGCTTCCGCCGGTGGCTGGCCCGCACAACGGCGTCTGGCAGAACTGCATGGGTGACGTGTACGACGCCCCCATCGCCAACGAGCACGCGGTGCACAGCCTGGAGCACGGCGCGGTCTGGATCACCTACCGGCCCGACCTGCCCGCCGACCAGGTCGAGAAGCTGGCGGAACGGGTGCGCGGCAACGAGAAGATGTTCCTCAGCCCGTTCGAGAAGCTGGACAAGCCGATCTCGATGCAGGCATGGGGTTACCAGCTCAAGGTCGACAGCGCCGACGACGGCCGGATCGACGAGTTCATCAAGACGCTGAAGGTGAACGCGTCCATCGAAGGCCCGACCGCGCTGTGCAACCAGGGGGTGACCGCCACCGGCACCACCCCACGCGACCTCGGCGACCAGATGTCGCCTCAGTAA
- a CDS encoding DUF305 domain-containing protein gives MTTSVTLDETPAAESGDRRSTRRVAFLVLVSAVVASLLLGYAGGLLTPRLTRPGDASAEAGFARDMTTHHAQAVEMGLIAFQRGSDLEVRSIGSDIALSQQGDIGAMQTWLRSWELDPTGSQPRMAWVPEGTEMVRDGLMPGMATPEQMAQLRAAQGTDLDVLFLELMITHHIGGIHMVDALLDASDEPEVVNAAQIMKNTQQTDLVNLQNALKRLRG, from the coding sequence ATGACCACATCCGTGACGCTGGACGAAACCCCGGCCGCCGAGTCCGGCGACCGGCGTTCCACCCGCCGGGTCGCGTTCCTCGTGCTGGTCTCCGCCGTCGTGGCGAGCCTCCTGCTCGGGTACGCGGGTGGCCTGCTCACGCCACGCTTGACCCGGCCCGGGGATGCCTCCGCGGAGGCCGGCTTCGCTCGGGACATGACCACCCACCACGCGCAGGCGGTGGAGATGGGGCTGATCGCGTTCCAGCGCGGCAGTGACCTGGAGGTACGCAGCATCGGCAGCGACATCGCCCTCTCCCAGCAGGGCGATATCGGTGCCATGCAGACGTGGCTGCGCTCCTGGGAACTGGATCCGACTGGCTCCCAGCCCCGGATGGCGTGGGTCCCCGAGGGCACCGAGATGGTCCGCGACGGTCTGATGCCGGGTATGGCCACCCCCGAACAGATGGCACAGCTACGCGCCGCACAGGGCACGGACCTGGACGTTCTCTTCCTGGAACTGATGATCACACACCACATCGGTGGCATCCACATGGTGGACGCGCTGCTGGACGCCAGCGATGAGCCCGAGGTGGTGAACGCTGCGCAGATCATGAAGAACACGCAGCAGACCGACCTGGTCAATCTCCAGAACGCGCTCAAGCGCCTCCGGGGCTGA
- a CDS encoding winged helix-turn-helix domain-containing protein, with protein MGVALRDARRSVTSWCRRHTIGGDGAVAAVRRGQRQGEPGTLSREQELELIDTLRSSYPDTFGLDEQLWTRQSLHTLIQRRIGLPMDTGAVGAYLRAWGLGPREPRERACGLCVGAVERWVRTEYPAITHAAQEHLAEVYWIGRIRLRGTMPAADVISAVSSRGRVRFMITTPSVDPPLPRDFVLRLSGEERRTVHLIVDGSWPRNEWPRRLPRRIVLHPLPSCGRAVAA; from the coding sequence GTGGGGGTTGCACTGAGAGACGCACGGCGCTCCGTCACCAGTTGGTGCCGGCGCCACACCATCGGCGGTGACGGGGCGGTGGCGGCCGTCCGTCGCGGACAGCGGCAGGGCGAGCCGGGAACGCTCAGTCGCGAACAGGAACTCGAACTCATCGACACGCTGCGGAGCAGCTACCCCGACACGTTCGGCTTGGACGAACAGCTCTGGACGCGACAGAGCCTGCACACTCTCATCCAGCGCCGGATCGGGCTACCGATGGACACCGGGGCGGTCGGCGCCTACCTGCGCGCCTGGGGGTTGGGCCCGCGAGAGCCCCGCGAACGGGCCTGCGGGCTCTGCGTCGGCGCGGTCGAACGGTGGGTACGCACCGAGTACCCGGCCATCACCCATGCCGCGCAGGAACATCTCGCCGAGGTGTACTGGATCGGGCGGATCCGCCTGCGCGGGACCATGCCGGCGGCCGACGTGATCTCCGCTGTCTCGTCCCGGGGTCGGGTCCGCTTCATGATCACCACGCCGTCGGTGGACCCACCGCTACCGCGGGACTTCGTGCTCCGACTCAGCGGCGAGGAGCGCCGCACCGTACACCTGATCGTGGACGGGTCCTGGCCCCGCAACGAGTGGCCGCGCCGACTCCCCCGCCGCATCGTGCTGCACCCGCTGCCGAGCTGCGGTCGCGCCGTCGCCGCCTGA
- a CDS encoding MFS transporter, whose translation MTPHVPEESVAPANRRSWVALAVLALPTLLLSIDVSMLYLALPQLTAELRPSATELLWTTDVYGFMIAAFLIPMGAIGDRIGRRRLLLIGAAAFGLTSVVAAYATTPATLILARALLGIAGATLMPCTLGLISDIFRVQRQRQVAIGVWAACFSGGVTVGPVVGGLMLDRFWWGSVFLLGVPVMALLLIAGPILLPAASGPRSGRVDALSVVLSVTAIMTLVYGIKALAAHGVALVPLISLLAGAVCGVVFVRRQRALESPMLDLSLFTRREFSVALTVLLFALAAMGGANLFIAQYLQLVVGLSPLAVGLWLLVPSAVLMVSALTAPLLAHRIHPGRVIGFALIVTVVGYLMVTRVPSRDGLPLLLVALTVVHVGLGPIMSLGTDLVVGSAPPEKAGAASAASETSSELGLSSGIATLGTLGTVVYRDQLPEAPPAGVPVEAMTGARETLAAGIELAEQLPEQAGVILIAAARDAFTDSMAAVVLVSAGITASLAVMSLIVFARRPVSSSLAKR comes from the coding sequence ATGACCCCGCACGTACCGGAGGAGTCGGTCGCGCCCGCCAACCGACGCTCCTGGGTGGCCCTCGCGGTGCTGGCGTTGCCGACCCTGCTGCTCTCCATCGACGTCTCCATGCTCTATCTCGCGCTGCCTCAGCTCACCGCGGAGCTGCGGCCGAGTGCTACCGAGCTGCTGTGGACCACCGATGTGTACGGTTTCATGATCGCTGCCTTCCTCATTCCGATGGGTGCGATCGGTGACCGCATCGGACGCCGTCGGCTCCTGCTGATCGGTGCGGCGGCCTTCGGCCTCACCTCGGTGGTGGCGGCCTACGCGACGACGCCGGCGACACTGATCTTGGCCCGTGCCCTGCTGGGTATCGCTGGCGCGACCCTGATGCCCTGCACCCTGGGGCTGATCAGTGACATCTTCCGGGTGCAGCGGCAACGCCAAGTCGCCATCGGTGTGTGGGCGGCATGCTTCTCCGGTGGCGTCACGGTCGGGCCCGTGGTCGGTGGCCTCATGCTCGACCGGTTCTGGTGGGGCTCCGTGTTCCTGCTCGGTGTACCGGTCATGGCGCTCCTGCTGATCGCCGGGCCGATCCTCCTGCCGGCGGCATCGGGGCCGCGCTCCGGACGGGTGGACGCGCTCAGCGTCGTCCTGTCAGTGACCGCCATCATGACCCTGGTGTACGGCATCAAGGCGCTCGCCGCGCACGGCGTTGCCCTGGTACCTCTGATCTCCCTGCTGGCCGGGGCCGTGTGCGGGGTGGTGTTCGTACGCCGCCAGCGGGCCCTGGAATCGCCGATGCTGGACCTGAGCCTGTTCACCCGCCGCGAATTCTCGGTGGCGCTGACGGTGTTGCTGTTCGCGCTGGCCGCGATGGGTGGCGCCAACCTGTTCATCGCGCAGTACCTGCAGTTGGTGGTCGGCCTGTCGCCACTGGCGGTCGGGCTCTGGCTGCTCGTACCGTCCGCGGTGCTCATGGTCAGCGCTCTGACCGCACCCTTGCTGGCGCACCGGATCCATCCGGGTCGGGTGATCGGCTTCGCCCTGATCGTCACGGTGGTCGGGTACCTGATGGTCACCCGGGTGCCGAGCCGAGATGGCCTTCCGCTCCTGCTCGTGGCGCTGACAGTCGTTCACGTGGGGTTGGGCCCGATCATGTCGCTCGGAACCGACCTGGTGGTCGGTTCCGCCCCGCCGGAGAAGGCCGGAGCGGCGTCGGCGGCGTCGGAGACAAGTAGCGAGCTGGGACTGTCGTCGGGCATCGCCACCCTGGGCACCCTCGGGACCGTGGTCTACCGCGACCAGTTGCCGGAGGCGCCGCCTGCCGGGGTGCCGGTGGAGGCGATGACTGGGGCACGGGAAACCCTGGCCGCCGGCATCGAACTGGCCGAACAGTTGCCGGAACAGGCGGGAGTGATCTTGATCGCCGCTGCCCGGGACGCCTTTACCGACAGCATGGCTGCGGTTGTTCTGGTCTCGGCGGGCATCACGGCCTCGTTGGCGGTGATGAGCTTGATCGTCTTTGCCCGTCGACCAGTTTCGAGCTCGCTCGCGAAACGGTGA
- a CDS encoding helix-turn-helix domain-containing protein yields the protein MGDGTAACPDGLVGPDPERACTVREVLDRVGGKWSIGILVAASQGPVRFTELERGVQGISRRMLTLTLRNLERDGLLRRRVYPTVPPKVEYTATPIALELYESLVALTDWAERHRGAVAAARTAYDRRHGGVTNTTDPT from the coding sequence ATCGGGGACGGGACGGCAGCCTGCCCGGATGGCCTGGTCGGGCCCGATCCGGAGAGGGCCTGCACGGTCCGCGAGGTGCTCGACCGGGTGGGCGGCAAGTGGAGCATCGGCATCCTGGTGGCCGCTTCCCAGGGTCCGGTCCGCTTCACCGAGTTGGAGCGCGGCGTGCAGGGGATCAGCCGGCGGATGCTCACGCTGACGCTCCGCAACCTGGAACGGGACGGCCTGCTGCGACGCAGGGTGTATCCGACGGTCCCGCCGAAGGTCGAGTACACGGCCACCCCGATCGCTCTGGAACTGTACGAGTCGCTGGTCGCGCTCACCGACTGGGCCGAGCGGCACCGGGGCGCGGTCGCCGCCGCCCGGACCGCGTACGACCGTCGCCACGGCGGTGTGACGAATACCACCGATCCGACCTGA
- a CDS encoding TetR/AcrR family transcriptional regulator yields MARAVAETRAEILTAAVRRFTLTGYRGTSLQDIAREVGCSKAAVLYHFASKEAILTELIAPAVAVCRALEERIVAAETPADTRRVAAEGFVDLAVRFRREIALLRGEFPELLRQPAFAHLQRVPELLLDALVGRSDHQSARIAALVVIAGIAEACGEFIDIPDGELRPALLALVCRALGPIE; encoded by the coding sequence ATGGCACGGGCAGTGGCGGAGACGCGCGCCGAGATCCTCACGGCCGCGGTGCGACGCTTCACGCTCACCGGTTATCGGGGCACGTCGTTGCAGGACATCGCCCGGGAGGTGGGCTGCTCCAAGGCGGCGGTGCTCTACCACTTCGCCAGCAAGGAAGCCATCCTCACCGAGCTGATAGCTCCGGCGGTCGCGGTCTGCCGGGCGTTGGAGGAGCGCATCGTCGCCGCCGAGACGCCGGCCGACACGCGGCGGGTCGCGGCGGAGGGCTTCGTCGACCTGGCTGTCCGGTTCCGCCGGGAGATCGCCCTTCTCCGGGGCGAGTTCCCGGAGCTGCTGCGACAGCCGGCGTTCGCGCACCTCCAGCGGGTACCCGAGCTGCTCCTCGACGCGCTCGTCGGGCGGTCCGACCACCAATCCGCCCGGATCGCCGCGCTGGTGGTGATCGCCGGCATCGCGGAGGCATGCGGGGAGTTCATCGACATACCCGACGGGGAGCTACGTCCGGCGCTACTGGCGCTGGTCTGCCGGGCGCTCGGGCCCATCGAGTAA